The following coding sequences lie in one Capsicum annuum cultivar UCD-10X-F1 chromosome 5, UCD10Xv1.1, whole genome shotgun sequence genomic window:
- the LOC107866100 gene encoding non-specific lipid-transfer protein 2, with amino-acid sequence MVGKIACFVLFCMVVVAPYAEALTCGQVTGGVAPCLPYLTGRGPLGGCCGGIKGLLGAAKTPADRKTACTCLKSAASAIKGIDVAKAAGLPAACGVNIPYKISPSTDCSKVQ; translated from the exons ATGGTTGGCAAGATTGCATGCTTCGTGCTTTTTTGCATGGTGGTGGTTGCACCCTATGCAGAGGCACTGACATGCGGTCAGGTTACAGGTGGCGTGGCTCCTTGCCTCCCTTATTTGACGGGTCGTGGTCCTCTCGGTGGCTGCTGTGGTGGTATTAAGGGTCTGTTGGGTGCAGCCAAGACTCCAGCGGACAGGAAGACAGCCTGTACTTGCCTGAAATCAGCCGCTAGTGCTATTAAGGGCATTGATGTGGCCAAAGCTGCTGGTCTCCCTGCTGCTTGTGGCGTCAACATCCCTTACAAGATCAGCCCCTCCACTGACTGCTCCAA AGTCCAGTAA